A window of Salinibacter grassmerensis contains these coding sequences:
- a CDS encoding methyl-accepting chemotaxis protein, translated as MRDTKTEGKGGIISKALYSFGALATALEKATPDFLRRRLDLRVLLAGPVCSVIGFPFAAAYLIENAHLSFVVAGGGVAITGFMVYAEMYWLLRKMNEKVIEVEGGSYDISFDYERIDSIGVIFDTFEKVAADLGRSIEEANEAQKRAEKEAEQARKAEREAAERKERLQEGVDKTLRAINDLAEGDLTVRLPNRQEGAIGRLFEGFNEAAGTMGSTMEQVQKAARSTASATEEINSSSEQMAASAEEQSAQAEEVAAAVEELNQTIGENARSVQSVAESASEGSQQAQDGQEVVLEATAKMEEIAGEVQETADRIERLQVSSEEISQVVETIDDIAGQTNLLALNAAIEAARAGDGQEGDNTGQGFGVVAEEVRELAEETDKATSEIAEIIGEVQSEIDDTVESARRSRSNAEEGIDLVRRASGRLEEIVQSIEEVEAKADEIAAASEEQSTTSEEIARSVQSISTAARESAQGVTEVSSTSERLQEVTTKLQRRVQAFKIHQETRQDPSGDGTFDSTSNRQRPEARNGHQ; from the coding sequence ATGCGCGATACGAAAACTGAGGGCAAAGGTGGAATCATCTCGAAAGCGTTGTACAGTTTTGGCGCACTCGCCACGGCACTGGAAAAAGCAACCCCGGACTTTCTGCGGCGCCGTTTGGACCTCAGGGTCCTCTTGGCGGGACCGGTCTGTTCGGTGATCGGATTCCCGTTCGCCGCCGCATATCTGATAGAGAACGCTCACCTCTCTTTTGTCGTCGCTGGAGGCGGCGTGGCCATTACCGGGTTCATGGTGTATGCCGAAATGTACTGGCTTCTCCGGAAGATGAACGAGAAGGTCATTGAGGTCGAAGGGGGATCTTATGACATCTCCTTCGATTACGAACGGATCGACAGCATTGGCGTGATCTTCGACACCTTCGAGAAAGTAGCGGCGGATTTAGGGCGTTCGATAGAAGAAGCAAACGAGGCACAAAAGCGAGCCGAGAAAGAAGCCGAGCAGGCCCGGAAGGCCGAGCGAGAGGCAGCCGAGCGGAAAGAGCGTCTTCAGGAAGGCGTTGACAAGACGCTGAGGGCAATCAATGACCTTGCGGAAGGAGATCTCACGGTTCGTCTACCGAACCGGCAAGAAGGAGCGATTGGGCGTCTGTTTGAAGGCTTCAACGAGGCGGCAGGCACCATGGGCTCAACGATGGAGCAGGTCCAGAAGGCAGCTCGATCCACGGCATCGGCGACGGAGGAGATCAACAGTTCCTCCGAGCAGATGGCCGCTAGCGCCGAAGAGCAATCCGCGCAGGCAGAAGAGGTAGCCGCAGCCGTTGAGGAGCTGAACCAGACGATCGGCGAAAATGCCCGGAGCGTTCAGTCTGTTGCTGAATCGGCCAGTGAAGGCAGCCAGCAGGCCCAAGACGGACAAGAGGTCGTTCTGGAGGCCACCGCGAAGATGGAAGAGATTGCGGGAGAGGTTCAAGAAACGGCCGATCGGATCGAGCGGCTCCAAGTCTCCAGCGAAGAGATCAGCCAGGTGGTAGAGACGATTGACGACATCGCAGGACAAACCAATCTCCTTGCTCTAAACGCGGCGATTGAGGCAGCGCGAGCGGGCGATGGGCAAGAAGGCGACAACACTGGACAAGGTTTTGGAGTGGTTGCGGAGGAGGTGCGAGAACTGGCAGAGGAAACCGACAAGGCGACCTCCGAAATTGCCGAAATCATCGGAGAGGTGCAGTCCGAGATCGACGACACGGTCGAATCGGCCCGGCGCTCACGAAGCAATGCAGAGGAGGGCATCGACCTGGTCCGGAGGGCCAGCGGCAGGCTTGAAGAGATTGTACAGTCAATTGAGGAGGTCGAGGCAAAAGCCGACGAGATCGCAGCCGCTTCCGAAGAGCAGTCCACCACGAGTGAAGAGATCGCCCGGAGCGTTCAGTCCATCTCAACGGCTGCACGGGAGTCTGCTCAGGGCGTGACGGAAGTGTCAAGCACCTCAGAGCGCCTTCAAGAAGTAACCACCAAGCTTCAGCGGCGGGTTCAGGCGTTCAAAATCCACCAAGAAACTCGGCAGGATCCATCGGGGGACGGTACGTTCGATTCAACCTCCAATCGGCAGAGACCTGAAGCCCGGAATGGGCACCAGTGA
- a CDS encoding TonB-dependent receptor — protein sequence MIKPRYRLLYSILALFAFTLVTPLHGHAQPTGTVQGQVVDASEGSPLPGANVIVEGTSIGTSTNTDGRFQLTDVPTGSQTLTVSFVSYQSSRKTVDVQAGQAQTINFELASEVLEGGEVVVRGLRESQFRSVNQKRQSMNIVDALAADRIGNLPEKNVAEAVQRLPGIVLRNDRTEGRFVSIRGGAANLNNVTLNGNTLASTAGSRATALDLLPAEMVSNVEVTKAVTPDMPGNAIGGSINISTLSAFDREGSFAFGSVRALSHNQTVPELGESKLPFRANLTAGTKVGPDDSFGLLISASGSRRDFTTSGLKGEGWGEFSGEGSIDLRPDFGGTVVPEAQEQIVERNRRRRFAINSTIDWRPDNTTEVFFRPYYTFNDEKKLDNELEYNMVYDPEDYPEDPRPSMTESGARFARGFGSVDLSDTDEDESLWGGNLGFEQKFDGAITLSASGTYSRGVTDQRQEDAEFETPETTQAAGVADMGNFLFDYYPENPGYVGDGSNYVANEVDLEYAESIENTYAAQADLRIPFSAGGVSGFVKTGGQFQTRDKSIDVADTGYDYVGDGSLTLADFEAPRVQTVQVGNGLMPFANTGAVENDFLGDLCNPTTEQRFSGERRCRAPNAVYERVSAQELAVSDIEDDSENAESIYAGYAMASAEFGSLTALGGLRVEHTATETDRFQLRDDGEFDPDEDVVRQTFENSYTNFLPSLHLTLEVAENIQLRAAWSNTIGRPEYDDLGAFSEVEVVEEGGSLRASVNEGNPNLDPFTAMNFDLGAEYYFSNGGLVSAGGFHKRVNNAIYRFSSEQRNVQDPFGQGRTFEVVNRSQLRNADLGTVTGLEVAYQQPFTFLPEPFNVLGLNANTTITTSNVDVPEYENDPNRPDYSFFQQADLVYNIIPYIQTGGFEARVAVNYQGDYLEDIDGSSPLEDEYVGDRTTVDVNATYQFQRVLGKPELILQVQNITNDPEVFQTGQTKRLGFHYLSGRTLTVGISTEF from the coding sequence GTGATAAAACCTCGCTACCGATTGCTCTACTCCATCCTTGCACTCTTTGCGTTCACTCTTGTCACTCCTCTTCACGGACACGCCCAGCCGACTGGAACTGTGCAGGGCCAGGTCGTTGATGCGAGCGAGGGCTCGCCTCTTCCCGGCGCCAATGTGATTGTGGAGGGCACGTCGATTGGAACGTCCACCAATACAGACGGCCGGTTCCAGCTCACGGACGTCCCGACCGGGTCGCAGACGCTGACGGTGTCCTTTGTCAGCTACCAGTCCAGCAGAAAGACCGTCGATGTACAGGCGGGACAGGCCCAAACGATTAATTTTGAGCTCGCCAGCGAGGTGCTGGAAGGCGGGGAGGTCGTCGTTCGCGGCCTCCGGGAGAGTCAGTTCCGGTCGGTCAATCAGAAGCGGCAGTCCATGAACATTGTCGACGCCCTGGCGGCCGACCGCATTGGCAACCTGCCCGAGAAAAACGTCGCCGAAGCTGTGCAGCGCCTGCCGGGCATTGTACTCCGCAACGACCGCACCGAGGGACGCTTCGTGTCGATTCGCGGCGGCGCGGCGAACCTGAACAACGTGACCCTGAACGGCAACACCCTTGCCTCCACCGCCGGCTCTCGGGCCACCGCTCTCGATCTGCTGCCGGCCGAGATGGTCTCGAACGTTGAGGTCACGAAGGCCGTGACGCCAGATATGCCTGGCAATGCGATTGGCGGCTCGATTAACATCAGCACGCTTTCGGCCTTCGACCGGGAGGGGTCCTTCGCGTTCGGATCTGTTCGGGCGCTTTCCCACAACCAGACGGTGCCCGAACTCGGCGAGTCGAAGCTTCCGTTCCGTGCAAACCTGACTGCCGGGACCAAGGTTGGCCCGGATGACTCGTTCGGCCTGCTGATCTCCGCCAGCGGCTCGCGTCGAGACTTCACGACTTCGGGGCTAAAGGGGGAAGGGTGGGGCGAGTTCTCCGGTGAGGGTAGTATCGACCTCCGCCCCGATTTTGGCGGCACCGTCGTCCCGGAGGCCCAGGAGCAGATTGTGGAGCGCAACCGCCGCCGTCGGTTTGCGATCAATTCCACCATTGACTGGCGCCCAGACAACACCACGGAGGTGTTCTTTCGTCCCTACTACACGTTCAACGACGAGAAGAAGCTTGATAATGAGCTGGAGTACAACATGGTGTACGACCCGGAGGACTATCCGGAGGATCCGCGGCCGTCCATGACCGAGTCCGGAGCCCGCTTTGCCCGTGGATTCGGCTCAGTCGATCTCAGCGACACCGACGAGGACGAGTCGCTCTGGGGCGGGAATCTGGGGTTTGAGCAGAAGTTCGATGGAGCCATCACTCTTTCGGCGAGCGGCACGTACTCGCGCGGAGTGACTGATCAGCGGCAGGAAGACGCCGAGTTCGAGACGCCGGAGACCACCCAGGCGGCAGGGGTCGCCGACATGGGGAATTTCCTCTTCGACTACTACCCAGAGAATCCGGGGTACGTCGGGGACGGCTCCAACTACGTCGCCAACGAGGTTGACCTGGAGTACGCCGAGAGCATCGAGAACACGTACGCGGCACAGGCCGACCTCCGAATTCCGTTCTCGGCCGGCGGCGTCTCTGGCTTCGTCAAGACGGGAGGCCAGTTTCAGACCCGCGATAAGTCGATCGACGTGGCCGACACCGGATACGACTACGTCGGGGACGGTAGCCTGACGCTGGCCGACTTCGAGGCGCCCCGCGTGCAGACGGTACAGGTCGGAAATGGACTGATGCCGTTCGCCAACACTGGAGCAGTGGAGAACGACTTCCTCGGAGACCTCTGCAACCCCACAACTGAGCAGCGCTTCTCGGGGGAGCGGCGTTGCCGGGCCCCCAACGCGGTGTATGAGCGCGTCTCGGCGCAGGAGCTTGCGGTGTCCGACATTGAGGACGACTCCGAGAACGCGGAGTCAATCTATGCGGGCTACGCCATGGCTTCGGCCGAGTTCGGGTCGCTAACGGCCCTCGGGGGACTTCGCGTCGAGCATACCGCCACCGAGACCGACCGCTTCCAGCTTCGGGACGACGGGGAGTTCGATCCCGACGAGGACGTTGTCAGGCAGACATTCGAAAACTCCTACACGAACTTCCTGCCCTCGCTGCACCTGACCCTAGAGGTGGCAGAAAACATCCAGCTGCGTGCCGCCTGGTCCAATACGATCGGCCGGCCGGAGTACGACGACCTTGGCGCGTTCAGTGAGGTGGAGGTTGTCGAGGAGGGCGGGTCCCTTCGAGCGAGCGTGAACGAAGGGAACCCCAACCTCGACCCATTCACGGCCATGAATTTCGACCTTGGGGCCGAGTACTACTTCTCAAACGGCGGACTTGTGTCGGCCGGCGGCTTTCACAAGCGCGTCAACAACGCCATCTACAGGTTCAGCTCCGAGCAGCGCAACGTGCAGGATCCGTTCGGCCAGGGCCGCACATTCGAAGTTGTCAATCGGTCGCAGCTGCGCAACGCAGACCTGGGCACGGTGACTGGTCTGGAGGTCGCCTACCAGCAGCCGTTCACCTTTCTGCCGGAGCCGTTCAACGTCTTGGGCCTCAACGCCAACACGACCATAACGACCTCGAACGTGGACGTGCCGGAGTACGAGAACGATCCGAACCGGCCCGACTACTCCTTCTTCCAACAGGCGGACCTGGTGTACAACATCATCCCTTACATTCAGACCGGCGGCTTCGAGGCCCGCGTCGCGGTCAACTACCAGGGCGACTACCTTGAGGACATCGATGGCAGTTCGCCTCTCGAGGACGAGTACGTGGGGGATCGCACCACCGTAGATGTCAACGCCACCTACCAGTTCCAGAGAGTGTTAGGCAAACCGGAGCTGATTCTGCAGGTGCAGAACATCACCAACGATCCGGAGGTCTTTCAGACAGGGCAGACCAAACGGCTTGGCTTCCATTACCTGAGCGGTCGCACCCTGACGGTCGGCATCTCTACCGAATTCTAA
- a CDS encoding fibronectin type III domain-containing protein yields MHRPCASLLTAFLMLLTLGLLATAFSPSSGSSPENTGAAQVPDTSVTPAELPSTAPGPYPDRIVLSHAEDPASSLSVSWRTDSTVTGAKAQVALATSSPSFHTQARTVEAETQGLHAHKVTGEHVNAEYHSITFDGLMADTLYAYRVGDGTHWSEWFHARTASRQPEPFSFAYVGDAQNNVRSHWSRLIRQAYSDAPAIDFIVHAGDLINNAHRNVEWGHWNEAGGFIQSMVPNVAVPGNHEYAGYRTRIVEDTFEVEVEASGQKMTGTILEPDGNPEPLEATTSSVNPSADAYPAGNWNYNVDNGEYVGTLEIEGSASGYRATLVSEDGRELPLRDVAVDGNTLTGHFMMEVEKESTEKLSIHWHRQFTLPTNGPEGMEETVYYLDHQGTRIIGLNSEAAKMDDEVLAAQTEWLRSTLQDAEQDPEIRWTIATFHHPMFSSGEGRSNEELREAWRPILDEHNVDLVLQGHDHTYARGQTKNLKQGVSARSPEGGTVYVNSVSGAKMYEIKPDRWENFDGVDMERGGENTQLYQVVRVGADTIKFRSYTATGAPYDAFDLVRPGDGGPSRMIERPPANQPERTHENTLEYSRP; encoded by the coding sequence ATGCATCGACCCTGCGCCTCCCTCCTCACTGCCTTTCTCATGCTGCTCACGCTGGGGCTACTGGCAACCGCTTTCTCGCCCTCCTCGGGCTCGTCGCCGGAGAACACTGGGGCGGCCCAAGTCCCGGACACCTCGGTGACCCCGGCCGAACTGCCGTCGACCGCACCCGGCCCCTATCCGGACCGCATCGTGCTGAGTCACGCCGAGGATCCGGCCTCCTCCCTCAGTGTCTCCTGGCGCACCGACAGCACCGTGACGGGCGCGAAGGCCCAGGTCGCCCTGGCCACGAGCAGTCCTTCCTTCCACACCCAGGCCCGCACCGTCGAGGCCGAAACACAGGGCCTCCACGCCCACAAAGTCACCGGTGAGCACGTGAACGCCGAGTACCATTCCATCACCTTCGATGGCCTCATGGCCGACACCCTCTACGCCTACCGCGTGGGCGACGGGACCCACTGGAGCGAGTGGTTCCACGCTCGCACCGCCAGCCGGCAGCCCGAGCCGTTCAGTTTCGCCTACGTCGGCGACGCGCAGAACAACGTGCGCTCCCACTGGTCCCGCCTCATCCGGCAGGCCTACTCCGACGCCCCGGCGATCGACTTCATCGTTCACGCCGGCGACCTGATCAACAACGCCCACCGCAATGTCGAGTGGGGCCACTGGAACGAGGCGGGGGGCTTCATCCAGAGCATGGTGCCCAACGTGGCGGTGCCCGGAAACCACGAGTACGCGGGCTACCGCACACGAATCGTCGAGGACACCTTTGAGGTGGAGGTGGAGGCCTCCGGGCAAAAGATGACCGGAACCATCTTGGAGCCGGACGGCAACCCTGAGCCACTGGAGGCCACCACCAGCTCCGTCAACCCCTCGGCCGATGCCTACCCGGCCGGCAACTGGAACTACAACGTCGACAACGGCGAGTACGTGGGCACCCTCGAGATCGAGGGCAGTGCGTCCGGCTACCGGGCCACCCTCGTTAGCGAGGACGGCCGGGAGCTCCCTCTCCGCGACGTGGCCGTGGACGGCAACACCCTCACCGGCCACTTCATGATGGAGGTGGAGAAGGAGAGCACCGAGAAGCTGTCGATTCACTGGCACCGGCAGTTTACGCTCCCAACGAACGGCCCGGAGGGCATGGAGGAAACGGTTTACTACCTCGACCACCAGGGCACGCGCATCATCGGGCTCAACTCTGAGGCGGCTAAGATGGACGATGAGGTCCTGGCCGCGCAGACTGAGTGGCTACGGTCGACGCTCCAGGACGCGGAGCAAGACCCCGAGATCCGCTGGACGATCGCGACGTTTCACCACCCGATGTTCTCTTCCGGTGAGGGCCGCAGCAACGAGGAGCTCCGCGAGGCCTGGCGCCCGATTCTGGACGAGCACAACGTGGACCTCGTTCTGCAGGGCCACGACCACACCTATGCTCGCGGCCAGACGAAGAACCTGAAGCAGGGCGTGAGCGCCCGGTCTCCGGAGGGCGGCACCGTGTACGTCAACTCCGTCAGCGGCGCGAAGATGTACGAGATCAAACCCGACCGCTGGGAGAACTTCGACGGCGTCGACATGGAGCGGGGCGGGGAAAACACCCAGCTCTACCAGGTGGTGCGCGTCGGCGCGGATACGATTAAGTTCCGATCCTACACGGCCACCGGCGCACCCTACGACGCTTTTGACCTTGTGCGGCCCGGCGACGGCGGCCCCAGCCGCATGATCGAACGCCCGCCGGCCAACCAGCCGGAGCGCACACACGAGAACACGCTCGAGTATTCGCGACCGTAG
- a CDS encoding alkaline phosphatase yields the protein MLFTVLGLCLLLVRPAPAQTAPDAPAPEEAPNVILMIPDGFGPASVTMARDYLRWRRGQEELPYDSLQVGSIRTYASDSYITDSAAGGTALATGTKTYNGAVAVDTSQQAVATLLEGAERRGMSTGLVVTSRLTHATPAVFSAHVPDRDQENRIARQQLRKDIEVMLGGGRRHFLPQSAEESDREDGLDLLQVAQDRGYEVVQTASELNQAEENQAEEESLLGLFSPGHMAYEIDRGHTRQPSLAAMTETAIDRLSSSQDGYFLMVEGSRIDHAGHGNDAASHLRDIQAFNQATRSALEAAREDDNTLVVIVSDHETGGLTLGRNRNGEGIYSWSPEKLAGVEASSGAIADSVRSIRSAGASSSVKRKRIKGTLTRLTGIQDVPTEIVSNLMEVEGPYAVGNAVSPLVNRHALVGWTSHAHTAVDVNLYAYGPGANAFVGHHDNTAIARKLANLMNVDLEALTGTLRAGRETQ from the coding sequence TTGCTCTTCACTGTCCTTGGCCTTTGTCTGCTCCTGGTCCGTCCAGCCCCGGCGCAGACCGCCCCGGACGCCCCTGCGCCCGAGGAGGCGCCGAACGTTATCCTCATGATCCCCGATGGCTTCGGGCCGGCCAGCGTGACCATGGCGCGGGACTACCTCCGGTGGCGCCGCGGCCAGGAGGAACTTCCCTACGATAGCCTCCAGGTAGGAAGCATCCGCACCTACGCCTCCGACAGCTACATCACAGACTCGGCGGCCGGGGGCACGGCCCTTGCCACGGGCACAAAAACCTACAACGGAGCGGTCGCTGTGGACACCTCCCAGCAGGCCGTAGCGACGCTGCTGGAAGGGGCCGAGCGGCGCGGGATGTCCACTGGGCTCGTTGTGACAAGCCGACTCACCCACGCCACCCCGGCGGTATTCTCGGCCCACGTGCCGGACCGCGACCAGGAAAACCGCATCGCTCGCCAGCAGCTACGCAAAGACATCGAGGTCATGCTGGGTGGGGGACGGCGACACTTCCTACCGCAGTCGGCCGAGGAGAGTGACCGCGAGGACGGCCTCGACCTCCTGCAGGTGGCCCAGGATCGGGGCTATGAGGTAGTCCAGACGGCGAGCGAACTGAATCAGGCAGAAGAAAACCAAGCAGAAGAGGAGAGCCTTCTGGGCCTGTTCAGCCCGGGGCACATGGCATACGAGATCGACCGTGGCCACACGCGCCAACCCAGCCTCGCGGCGATGACGGAAACCGCCATCGACCGGCTCTCCAGTAGCCAGGACGGGTACTTTCTGATGGTCGAGGGCAGTCGGATCGATCATGCCGGCCACGGCAACGACGCTGCTTCTCATCTCCGAGACATTCAGGCCTTCAATCAGGCGACCAGGAGCGCGCTGGAGGCCGCCCGCGAAGACGACAACACCCTCGTGGTGATCGTATCGGACCACGAGACCGGTGGTCTCACGCTGGGGCGAAACCGCAATGGCGAAGGAATCTACTCCTGGAGCCCAGAGAAGCTGGCCGGTGTCGAGGCCTCCAGCGGCGCCATCGCAGACAGCGTCCGTTCGATTCGCTCCGCCGGAGCAAGCTCTTCTGTCAAGCGGAAGCGCATTAAGGGCACGTTGACCCGTCTGACCGGCATTCAAGACGTGCCGACGGAGATCGTCTCCAACCTGATGGAGGTCGAGGGGCCTTACGCCGTCGGAAACGCCGTCTCTCCACTTGTCAACCGGCACGCCCTGGTCGGATGGACGAGCCACGCCCACACGGCGGTCGACGTGAATCTCTACGCCTACGGGCCGGGTGCAAACGCCTTTGTCGGCCACCACGACAATACCGCCATTGCCCGAAAGCTCGCAAACCTCATGAACGTGGACCTAGAGGCGCTCACCGGCACGCTGCGAGCGGGGCGGGAGACCCAGTAA
- a CDS encoding sodium:calcium antiporter, translating to MEIIAWDRLSLPFISVAFGASALLVAVVGTRMTRAADRLADETGLGEAIFGAVLLGSATSIAGITTSVTAAVDGLPSLAISNAIGGIAAQTVFLAVADMAYRPANLEHAAASVENLLQGALLSTLLAIPLLGMAGPEIDLLGIHPASVLLVAGYLYGIHLVAEARSTPYWMARQTDKTRQDTEEEDREAASLPKLWTEFLALSLVVGVAGYVIAKTGGQVAARTGLSGGIVGGLFTAVSTSLPELVTSVAAVRRGALTLAVGGIIGGNSFDVLFVAFSDAGYQEGSIYHAMTEQQVFIIALTLLLAGILLMGLLRRERRGAFGIGFESFLALVLYFGAFGLLFVGG from the coding sequence ATGGAGATTATTGCCTGGGACAGGCTCTCGCTCCCGTTTATCTCTGTTGCGTTTGGGGCTTCAGCCCTCCTCGTCGCCGTGGTAGGGACACGGATGACCCGGGCCGCCGACCGCCTCGCTGATGAGACCGGTCTGGGGGAAGCAATCTTCGGGGCCGTCTTGCTCGGGAGCGCCACCTCCATTGCCGGCATCACGACGTCCGTGACGGCTGCGGTGGACGGTCTTCCGTCCCTGGCCATCAGCAACGCGATTGGTGGGATCGCCGCCCAGACCGTCTTCCTTGCGGTGGCCGACATGGCCTACCGGCCCGCGAATCTCGAACACGCGGCCGCCTCCGTCGAGAACCTCCTGCAGGGCGCTTTGCTGTCGACCCTTCTGGCCATTCCCCTGCTCGGCATGGCAGGCCCAGAGATCGACCTGCTTGGGATCCACCCTGCCTCCGTGCTCTTGGTCGCGGGCTACCTCTACGGCATTCATCTCGTGGCGGAGGCGCGGTCGACTCCGTACTGGATGGCACGACAAACCGACAAGACCCGCCAGGACACCGAAGAGGAGGACCGCGAGGCCGCCTCCCTCCCGAAGCTCTGGACGGAGTTTCTGGCCCTGTCCCTCGTCGTCGGTGTCGCGGGATACGTGATCGCGAAGACTGGGGGGCAGGTGGCCGCCCGAACAGGCCTCTCCGGAGGGATCGTCGGCGGGCTATTTACGGCCGTGTCTACCTCGCTTCCGGAACTGGTCACGTCGGTGGCGGCAGTGCGCCGCGGGGCCCTGACCCTGGCGGTCGGGGGCATCATCGGAGGCAATAGTTTCGACGTCCTGTTCGTGGCGTTTTCGGACGCCGGCTACCAGGAGGGGTCAATCTACCATGCCATGACCGAGCAGCAGGTGTTCATCATTGCCCTTACGCTTTTGTTGGCCGGCATCCTGCTGATGGGCCTGTTGCGCCGGGAGCGCCGCGGGGCATTCGGGATCGGGTTCGAGAGCTTCCTGGCGCTGGTGCTCTACTTCGGGGCGTTCGGGCTTTTGTTCGTCGGGGGATAG
- a CDS encoding exo-alpha-sialidase, giving the protein MVSTTRSSSFSLCLLMLGGFLLVLGTGCKNEPNKSDGTEDVSPARQTAFRVRSDIDTGLNADQGWAESLDQSATLPVERPFRIRFEVETPLNAPFVERFRLQYRRNEGQWRPVPAAGFPKAASEVTPRVSVVSTPAYNDRAEATDLLDGSTASYAGGTGMSLSAQGPALPDRGVQSEWEWPLVIRRYADGAVTNERGDRFTFRMVDAQGRPLPASDLPTVTATVPSRLLGGTFPETPGRLGPWEAPDGSLYFLMEPAESYNKLMTVKSTDGGQTWQEVDGPHRPETGDLEGFASAIHDGTIHMLHQIDAGVLHHSFQTTEHPGDPDTWAVRDDTVATPEEPPVQVTSLTARPDGSLVGVYGGPQRIHYKIRSPDGMWGTETTIPSPTGDALSGPQTTLGANGTVHLAYTRRDGTGWHRRIRPDGSLSPPTQVTSGLGTAETDVGSILPLVYLPESNATVILHRRASGQIWARRMADNGTLSSPAQVTERPVAQSAVDSDQVGADAVAIGSSVHVLFIEKGTGRLYHTSSSRRGEWGAATVQVDSADAQWVRGRPLRLGSPTPDTYGFVYDAGSNGGSGMNWYHEVSVER; this is encoded by the coding sequence ATGGTCTCCACGACTCGCTCCTCGTCGTTTTCTCTATGCCTGCTCATGCTGGGGGGGTTTCTCCTCGTTTTAGGGACCGGCTGCAAAAACGAACCTAACAAGTCCGACGGAACGGAAGACGTGTCTCCCGCCCGCCAAACGGCCTTCCGGGTGCGCTCAGACATTGACACTGGGCTCAACGCCGATCAAGGATGGGCAGAATCCCTTGACCAATCCGCAACGCTGCCAGTCGAGCGCCCGTTTCGCATCCGGTTTGAAGTCGAAACGCCCCTGAACGCACCGTTCGTGGAGCGCTTCCGGCTGCAGTACCGGCGCAATGAAGGCCAGTGGCGCCCGGTCCCAGCCGCGGGCTTTCCCAAGGCCGCGTCGGAAGTCACGCCTCGGGTGAGCGTGGTCTCCACGCCCGCCTACAACGACCGCGCAGAGGCTACCGATCTCCTTGACGGCTCGACGGCATCGTATGCGGGCGGCACCGGCATGAGCCTCTCTGCCCAAGGCCCCGCCCTCCCGGATCGCGGGGTGCAAAGCGAATGGGAGTGGCCGCTGGTGATTCGTCGCTACGCGGATGGGGCCGTGACCAACGAGAGGGGGGACCGGTTCACATTTCGGATGGTCGATGCACAGGGCCGCCCGTTGCCGGCCAGCGATCTCCCGACCGTTACGGCGACCGTTCCGTCTCGTCTGCTGGGTGGCACCTTTCCCGAAACCCCGGGTCGCCTCGGGCCCTGGGAGGCGCCCGATGGCAGCCTGTACTTCCTCATGGAGCCGGCGGAGTCCTACAACAAACTGATGACCGTGAAATCGACCGACGGTGGCCAGACGTGGCAGGAGGTAGACGGTCCTCATCGTCCGGAAACGGGCGATCTGGAGGGCTTCGCCTCGGCTATCCACGACGGGACGATTCACATGCTCCACCAGATCGACGCCGGGGTGCTGCACCACTCGTTTCAGACGACGGAGCACCCGGGCGATCCGGACACGTGGGCCGTGCGAGACGACACGGTGGCAACGCCTGAAGAGCCGCCGGTGCAGGTCACCTCCCTTACTGCGCGGCCGGACGGTAGCCTCGTGGGAGTATACGGCGGCCCCCAACGCATCCACTACAAGATTCGCAGTCCCGACGGCATGTGGGGAACTGAGACTACGATTCCGAGCCCGACCGGAGACGCGCTTTCCGGCCCTCAAACGACGCTCGGCGCCAACGGGACAGTGCACCTGGCGTATACCCGCCGCGACGGCACCGGCTGGCATCGCCGCATTCGGCCGGATGGCAGCCTGTCGCCTCCTACGCAGGTAACTTCCGGTCTTGGGACGGCCGAGACCGACGTTGGCTCCATCCTTCCCCTCGTGTACCTACCCGAGTCGAACGCGACGGTGATCCTGCACCGCCGCGCCTCGGGTCAGATTTGGGCGCGCCGGATGGCCGATAACGGCACGCTGAGCAGTCCAGCGCAGGTTACCGAGCGCCCGGTCGCACAGAGCGCAGTCGACTCCGACCAGGTAGGGGCCGACGCTGTCGCCATTGGTTCGTCCGTGCACGTGCTATTTATTGAGAAAGGAACCGGACGGCTCTACCACACCAGCAGCTCCCGACGAGGTGAGTGGGGCGCCGCGACCGTTCAGGTCGACAGCGCAGATGCCCAATGGGTTCGAGGGAGACCGCTCCGCCTAGGGAGCCCAACGCCCGACACGTACGGCTTTGTGTACGACGCGGGATCGAATGGCGGGTCTGGAATGAACTGGTATCACGAGGTGTCCGTGGAGCGGTGA